A window from Heteronotia binoei isolate CCM8104 ecotype False Entrance Well chromosome 15, APGP_CSIRO_Hbin_v1, whole genome shotgun sequence encodes these proteins:
- the ASPHD1 gene encoding aspartate beta-hydroxylase domain-containing protein 1: protein MPCIMSDWGLHGLLSPLLPDTSSWRPRPEPTIAVLGSLVLLFIWYCYRVGSGQAAPTSHQQGVPAEERCPRRALQSDAVNQRLYRSLRDYAKRYSWSGMNRLHKGIRDQAHYQLGERPAIQKPSAFYLPDLPSAPYFPRESQRHDVEILELSYAAILREFESIAWDFASGTPIPRGWTANATSGWHSYYLYRQGECMAQNCRSCPWTYRALSALRTFVSANRFGNACFSVLQPGTVLPGTYGPTNTRVRCHLGLKVPPSCELVVGGEPQCWSEGYCLLVDDSFLHTTAHNGSPSDGPRVVFIVDLWHPNVAGPERQALDYIFAPGR, encoded by the exons ATGCCCTGTATCATGTCCGACTGGGGTCTCCACGGCCTCCTCTCACCACTCCTCCCTGACACATCATCTTGGAGGCCCCGGCCAGAACCCACCATAGCAGTTCTGGGTTCCCTGGTCTTGCTGTTTATTTGGTATTGCTACCGTGTAGGGAGTGGGCAAGCAGCCCCCACATCCCACCAGCAGGGAGTGCCAGCAGAGGAACGATGCCCTCGCCGTGCCCTCCAGAGCGATGCCGTGAACCAGCGCCTCTATCGCAGCCTGCGAGACTATGCCAAGCGCTACTCGTGGTCTGGCATGAACCGGCTGCACAAAGGCATCCGAGACCAGGCCCATTACCAGCTGGGGGAACGGCCCGCTATCCAGAAGCCCAGCGCCTTCTATCTCCCGGATTTGCCCTCTGCCCCCTACTTCCCCCGAGAGTCCCAGCGCCACGATGTAGAGATCCTCGAACTGAGTTATGCAGCCATCTTGCGCGAATTCGAGAGCATCGCGTGGGACTTTGCATCCGGAACACCGATACCACGGGGATGGACAGCCAATGCAACCTCTGGCTGGCATAGCTATTACCTCTACCGGCAGGGGGAGTGCATGGCACAGAACTGCCGCAGCTGCCCATGGACCTACAGGGCACTCAGTGCCCTACGCACCTTTGTAAGCGCCAATCGCTTTGGAAATGCTTGCTTTAGCGTCCTGCAACCGGGAACCGTACTGCCAGGAACGTATGGGCCAACCAACACCAGAGTGCGGTGCCATCTAG GGCTGAAGGTGCCTCCCAGTTGTGAGCTGGTAGTGGGTGGTGAGCCCCAGTGCTGGTCTGAAGGCTACTGCCTCCTCGTAGATGACTCCTTCTTGCACACAACGGCACACAATG GCTCCCCCTCCGATGGGCCACGGGTGGTTTTTATCGTCGACCTCTGGCATCCCAATGTGGCAGGCCCTGAGCGGCAGGCTCTAGACTATATCTTTGCTCCTGGCCGATAG
- the PAGR1 gene encoding PAXIP1-associated glutamate-rich protein 1: MEEASTVEEGEVTSGMQSLAVEDGPASERATPMEEQEEVPGEAEGEQAGEGGESAEEDWDVPCSDEELDSPDTWMPPPKEIRRLYELIAAQGTLEIQAEILPRRNPTPEVGSEDEDKSEGQPDNQEEEEEEKPHVPTEFDFDDEPISPKSSLIDRRRTPGSSAKSQKREARLDKVLSDMKRHKVLEEQILKTGRDLFDLDSDDVPTPKRPPGLFLRQRKY; the protein is encoded by the exons ATGGAGGAGGCCAGCACTGTGGAGGAAGGGGAAGTGACCTCGGGGATGCAGTCCTTGGCGGTGGAAGACGGGCCGGCCTCAGAGCGAGCCACCCCCATGGAGGAGCAAGAGGAGGTGCcgggagaagcagagggggagCAGGCAGGAGAGGGAGGCGAGTCTGCTGAGGAGGACTGGGATGTGCCCTGCAGTGATGAGGAGCTGGACTCCCCAGACACCTGGATGCCTCCCCCCAAGGAGATCCGACGTCTCTATGAACTCATCGCTGCGCAGGGGACTCTGGAGATCCAGGCAGAAATTTTGCCCCGACGCAACCCTACCCCAGAGGTCGGCAGTGAAGATGAGGATAAATCTGAGGGACAGCCTGACAatcaggaagaagaggaggaagaaaa GCCTCATGTGCCAACAGAGTTTGACTTTGATGATGAGCCTATCTCACCCAAAAGCTCCTTGATCGATCGCCGGAGAACCCCTG GGTCTTCTGCTAAGAGCCAGAAGCGGGAAGCGCGCCTGGATAAGGTGCTGTCGGACATGAAGCGCCACAAAGTCTTAGAGGAGCAGATTTTGAAGACCGGCAGGGACCTCTTTGACCTGGACTCTGATGACGTGCCCACTCCAAAACGGCCCCCCGGCCTTTTCTTGCGCCAGCGCAAATACTGA